The Miscanthus floridulus cultivar M001 chromosome 17, ASM1932011v1, whole genome shotgun sequence genome has a window encoding:
- the LOC136517085 gene encoding pentatricopeptide repeat-containing protein At2g30780-like isoform X4: MSRRPACSLVPLLRSRCCLHDATTPRSFTAGSVPPDVISYTWPPPPPPPPNPTGSWCPASCSSASPPLPPFAASHLRAAVSSLATSLTALPGPDPDPVPALHEHSFPTLLAVSPLASLELLSLLRSRPRLGLAVFSFRRALSPAPSLGEFALAISLASRARDHDAAAALFADGAAIHSPNQGLYNALMAAYMHNGLLDSCIEVFHALERDPRCGPPNVDSYNILIALYGRSLLVDHMEATLQSLDASGQPRTIGTYNAIISGYLTAWMWDKMEAVFQDMVSGHVAPDATTHMLMLRGYAHAGRIYKMEQAYERACKLVRKVDIVHIRAMLCAYCKFYHEGLVEGMELHISEALERNTIVNTMKVIRAIICSYFRYDAVVKLVHFVRQAEEAGWKLCRSLYHCKMVMYGKHHRLEEMHGVLDEMECFKIDQTKKTFWIMYKAYVSCGRRTEANTILGMMWKHGFGLPRNISVQ; the protein is encoded by the exons aTGTCCCGCCGCCCCGCCTGCTCCCTCGTCCCCCTGCTCCGCAGCCGCTGCTGCCTCCACGACGCCACCACCCCTCGGTCCTTCACCGCCGGCTCCGTCCCACCCGACGTGATCTCCTAcacgtggccgccgccgccgcctcctccgcccAATCCCACCGGGTCGTGGTGCCCGGCGTCTTGTTCTTCTGCGTCCCCGCCGCTCCCGCCCTTCGCGGCATCCCATCTCCGCGCCGCCGTCTCCTCGCTCGCCACCTCGCTCACCGCGCTCCCGGGGCCCGACCCGGACCCGGTGCCCGCCCTCCACGAGCACTCCTTCCCTACCCTCCTCGCCGTCTCTCCCCTCGCGTCGCTCGAGCTCCTCTCGCTGCTCCGGTCCAGGCCGCGGCTAGGGCTCGCCGTATTCTCATTCCGCCGCGCGCTCTCCCCGGCCCCCTCGCTCGGCGAGTTCGCCCTCGCCATCTCGCTCGCGAGCCGCGCCCGCGACCATGACGCGGCGGCCGCGCTCTTTGCCGACGGCGCCGCTATCCATTCCCCTAACCAGGGGCTCTACAACGCTCTTATGGCGGCATACATGCACAACGGCCTCCTTGACAGCTGCATCGAGGTCTTCCACGCGCTGGAGCGCGACCCAAGGTGCGGTCCGCCCAACGTGGACTCGTACAACATCCTCATCGCCCTGTACGGTCGCTCTCTCCTCGTTGACCACATGGAGGCCACGCTCCAGTCGCTGGATGCTTCTGGCCAACCCCGCACTATTGGTACGTACAATGCAATCATCTCTGGTTACCTCACCGCCTGGATGTGGGACAAAATGGAAGCCGTGTTTCAGGATATGGTGTCGGGCCATGTTGCTCCAGATGCTACTACGCACATGTTGATGTTAAGAGGATATGCACATGCCGGGAGGATCTATAAAATGGAGCAAGCTTATGAGCGTGCTTGCAAACTTGTCAGAAAGGTTGACATTGTGCATATTCGTGCAATGCTGTGCGCATACTGCAAGTTTTACCAT GAAGGGTTGGTTGAGGGGATGGAGCTGCATATTTCTGAGGCATTGGAACGCAATACCATTGTCAACACAATGAAGGTGATACGGGCCATCATATGTAGCTATTTTCGGTATGACGCAGTTGTCAAACTTGTACATTTTGTCCGTCAGGCTGAGGAGGCTGGTTGGAAGCTGTGCCGGAGCTTGTACCACTGCAAGATGGTGATGTATGGGAAGCACCATCGGTTGGAAGAGATGCATGGGGTGCTAGATGAGATGGAATGTTTTAAGATTGATCAAacaaagaagacattttggatcATGTACAAGGCATACGTTAGTTGTGGGCGGAGGACTGAGGCCAACACTATACTTGGCATGATGTGGAAGCATGGGTTTGGACTTCCTCGCAACATATCTGTTCAATAA
- the LOC136517085 gene encoding pentatricopeptide repeat-containing protein At2g30780-like isoform X6 gives MSRRPACSLVPLLRSRCCLHDATTPRSFTAGSVPPDVISYTWPPPPPPPPNPTGSWCPASCSSASPPLPPFAASHLRAAVSSLATSLTALPGPDPDPVPALHEHSFPTLLAVSPLASLELLSLLRSRPRLGLAVFSFRRALSPAPSLGEFALAISLASRARDHDAAAALFADGAAIHSPNQGLYNALMAAYMHNGLLDSCIEVFHALERDPRCGPPNVDSYNILIALYGRSLLVDHMEATLQSLDASGQPRTIGTYNAIISGYLTAWMWDKMEAVFQDMVSGHVAPDATTHMLMLRGYAHAGRIYKMEQAYERACKLVRKVDIVHIRAMLCAYCKFYHEGLVEGMELHISEALERNTIVNTMKAEEAGWKLCRSLYHCKMVMYGKHHRLEEMHGVLDEMECFKIDQTKKTFWIMYKAYVSCGRRTEANTILGMMWKHGFGLPRNISVQ, from the exons aTGTCCCGCCGCCCCGCCTGCTCCCTCGTCCCCCTGCTCCGCAGCCGCTGCTGCCTCCACGACGCCACCACCCCTCGGTCCTTCACCGCCGGCTCCGTCCCACCCGACGTGATCTCCTAcacgtggccgccgccgccgcctcctccgcccAATCCCACCGGGTCGTGGTGCCCGGCGTCTTGTTCTTCTGCGTCCCCGCCGCTCCCGCCCTTCGCGGCATCCCATCTCCGCGCCGCCGTCTCCTCGCTCGCCACCTCGCTCACCGCGCTCCCGGGGCCCGACCCGGACCCGGTGCCCGCCCTCCACGAGCACTCCTTCCCTACCCTCCTCGCCGTCTCTCCCCTCGCGTCGCTCGAGCTCCTCTCGCTGCTCCGGTCCAGGCCGCGGCTAGGGCTCGCCGTATTCTCATTCCGCCGCGCGCTCTCCCCGGCCCCCTCGCTCGGCGAGTTCGCCCTCGCCATCTCGCTCGCGAGCCGCGCCCGCGACCATGACGCGGCGGCCGCGCTCTTTGCCGACGGCGCCGCTATCCATTCCCCTAACCAGGGGCTCTACAACGCTCTTATGGCGGCATACATGCACAACGGCCTCCTTGACAGCTGCATCGAGGTCTTCCACGCGCTGGAGCGCGACCCAAGGTGCGGTCCGCCCAACGTGGACTCGTACAACATCCTCATCGCCCTGTACGGTCGCTCTCTCCTCGTTGACCACATGGAGGCCACGCTCCAGTCGCTGGATGCTTCTGGCCAACCCCGCACTATTGGTACGTACAATGCAATCATCTCTGGTTACCTCACCGCCTGGATGTGGGACAAAATGGAAGCCGTGTTTCAGGATATGGTGTCGGGCCATGTTGCTCCAGATGCTACTACGCACATGTTGATGTTAAGAGGATATGCACATGCCGGGAGGATCTATAAAATGGAGCAAGCTTATGAGCGTGCTTGCAAACTTGTCAGAAAGGTTGACATTGTGCATATTCGTGCAATGCTGTGCGCATACTGCAAGTTTTACCAT GAAGGGTTGGTTGAGGGGATGGAGCTGCATATTTCTGAGGCATTGGAACGCAATACCATTGTCAACACAATGAAG GCTGAGGAGGCTGGTTGGAAGCTGTGCCGGAGCTTGTACCACTGCAAGATGGTGATGTATGGGAAGCACCATCGGTTGGAAGAGATGCATGGGGTGCTAGATGAGATGGAATGTTTTAAGATTGATCAAacaaagaagacattttggatcATGTACAAGGCATACGTTAGTTGTGGGCGGAGGACTGAGGCCAACACTATACTTGGCATGATGTGGAAGCATGGGTTTGGACTTCCTCGCAACATATCTGTTCAATAA
- the LOC136517085 gene encoding pentatricopeptide repeat-containing protein At2g30780-like isoform X3, whose amino-acid sequence MSRRPACSLVPLLRSRCCLHDATTPRSFTAGSVPPDVISYTWPPPPPPPPNPTGSWCPASCSSASPPLPPFAASHLRAAVSSLATSLTALPGPDPDPVPALHEHSFPTLLAVSPLASLELLSLLRSRPRLGLAVFSFRRALSPAPSLGEFALAISLASRARDHDAAAALFADGAAIHSPNQGLYNALMAAYMHNGLLDSCIEVFHALERDPRCGPPNVDSYNILIALYGRSLLVDHMEATLQSLDASGQPRTIGTYNAIISGYLTAWMWDKMEAVFQDMVSGHVAPDATTHMLMLRGYAHAGRIYKMEQAYERACKLVRKVDIVHIRAMLCAYCKFYHVYAQEGLVEGMELHISEALERNTIVNTMKVIRAIICSYFRYDAVVKLVHFVRQAEEAGWKLCRSLYHCKMVMYGKHHRLEEMHGVLDEMECFKIDQTKKTFWIMYKAYVSCGRRTEANTILGMMWKHGFGLPRNISVQ is encoded by the exons aTGTCCCGCCGCCCCGCCTGCTCCCTCGTCCCCCTGCTCCGCAGCCGCTGCTGCCTCCACGACGCCACCACCCCTCGGTCCTTCACCGCCGGCTCCGTCCCACCCGACGTGATCTCCTAcacgtggccgccgccgccgcctcctccgcccAATCCCACCGGGTCGTGGTGCCCGGCGTCTTGTTCTTCTGCGTCCCCGCCGCTCCCGCCCTTCGCGGCATCCCATCTCCGCGCCGCCGTCTCCTCGCTCGCCACCTCGCTCACCGCGCTCCCGGGGCCCGACCCGGACCCGGTGCCCGCCCTCCACGAGCACTCCTTCCCTACCCTCCTCGCCGTCTCTCCCCTCGCGTCGCTCGAGCTCCTCTCGCTGCTCCGGTCCAGGCCGCGGCTAGGGCTCGCCGTATTCTCATTCCGCCGCGCGCTCTCCCCGGCCCCCTCGCTCGGCGAGTTCGCCCTCGCCATCTCGCTCGCGAGCCGCGCCCGCGACCATGACGCGGCGGCCGCGCTCTTTGCCGACGGCGCCGCTATCCATTCCCCTAACCAGGGGCTCTACAACGCTCTTATGGCGGCATACATGCACAACGGCCTCCTTGACAGCTGCATCGAGGTCTTCCACGCGCTGGAGCGCGACCCAAGGTGCGGTCCGCCCAACGTGGACTCGTACAACATCCTCATCGCCCTGTACGGTCGCTCTCTCCTCGTTGACCACATGGAGGCCACGCTCCAGTCGCTGGATGCTTCTGGCCAACCCCGCACTATTGGTACGTACAATGCAATCATCTCTGGTTACCTCACCGCCTGGATGTGGGACAAAATGGAAGCCGTGTTTCAGGATATGGTGTCGGGCCATGTTGCTCCAGATGCTACTACGCACATGTTGATGTTAAGAGGATATGCACATGCCGGGAGGATCTATAAAATGGAGCAAGCTTATGAGCGTGCTTGCAAACTTGTCAGAAAGGTTGACATTGTGCATATTCGTGCAATGCTGTGCGCATACTGCAAGTTTTACCAT GTGTACGCGCAGGAAGGGTTGGTTGAGGGGATGGAGCTGCATATTTCTGAGGCATTGGAACGCAATACCATTGTCAACACAATGAAGGTGATACGGGCCATCATATGTAGCTATTTTCGGTATGACGCAGTTGTCAAACTTGTACATTTTGTCCGTCAGGCTGAGGAGGCTGGTTGGAAGCTGTGCCGGAGCTTGTACCACTGCAAGATGGTGATGTATGGGAAGCACCATCGGTTGGAAGAGATGCATGGGGTGCTAGATGAGATGGAATGTTTTAAGATTGATCAAacaaagaagacattttggatcATGTACAAGGCATACGTTAGTTGTGGGCGGAGGACTGAGGCCAACACTATACTTGGCATGATGTGGAAGCATGGGTTTGGACTTCCTCGCAACATATCTGTTCAATAA
- the LOC136517085 gene encoding pentatricopeptide repeat-containing protein At2g30780-like isoform X5, with protein MSRRPACSLVPLLRSRCCLHDATTPRSFTAGSVPPDVISYTWPPPPPPPPNPTGSWCPASCSSASPPLPPFAASHLRAAVSSLATSLTALPGPDPDPVPALHEHSFPTLLAVSPLASLELLSLLRSRPRLGLAVFSFRRALSPAPSLGEFALAISLASRARDHDAAAALFADGAAIHSPNQGLYNALMAAYMHNGLLDSCIEVFHALERDPRCGPPNVDSYNILIALYGRSLLVDHMEATLQSLDASGQPRTIGTYNAIISGYLTAWMWDKMEAVFQDMVSGHVAPDATTHMLMLRGYAHAGRIYKMEQAYERACKLVRKVDIVHIRAMLCAYCKFYHVYAQEGLVEGMELHISEALERNTIVNTMKAEEAGWKLCRSLYHCKMVMYGKHHRLEEMHGVLDEMECFKIDQTKKTFWIMYKAYVSCGRRTEANTILGMMWKHGFGLPRNISVQ; from the exons aTGTCCCGCCGCCCCGCCTGCTCCCTCGTCCCCCTGCTCCGCAGCCGCTGCTGCCTCCACGACGCCACCACCCCTCGGTCCTTCACCGCCGGCTCCGTCCCACCCGACGTGATCTCCTAcacgtggccgccgccgccgcctcctccgcccAATCCCACCGGGTCGTGGTGCCCGGCGTCTTGTTCTTCTGCGTCCCCGCCGCTCCCGCCCTTCGCGGCATCCCATCTCCGCGCCGCCGTCTCCTCGCTCGCCACCTCGCTCACCGCGCTCCCGGGGCCCGACCCGGACCCGGTGCCCGCCCTCCACGAGCACTCCTTCCCTACCCTCCTCGCCGTCTCTCCCCTCGCGTCGCTCGAGCTCCTCTCGCTGCTCCGGTCCAGGCCGCGGCTAGGGCTCGCCGTATTCTCATTCCGCCGCGCGCTCTCCCCGGCCCCCTCGCTCGGCGAGTTCGCCCTCGCCATCTCGCTCGCGAGCCGCGCCCGCGACCATGACGCGGCGGCCGCGCTCTTTGCCGACGGCGCCGCTATCCATTCCCCTAACCAGGGGCTCTACAACGCTCTTATGGCGGCATACATGCACAACGGCCTCCTTGACAGCTGCATCGAGGTCTTCCACGCGCTGGAGCGCGACCCAAGGTGCGGTCCGCCCAACGTGGACTCGTACAACATCCTCATCGCCCTGTACGGTCGCTCTCTCCTCGTTGACCACATGGAGGCCACGCTCCAGTCGCTGGATGCTTCTGGCCAACCCCGCACTATTGGTACGTACAATGCAATCATCTCTGGTTACCTCACCGCCTGGATGTGGGACAAAATGGAAGCCGTGTTTCAGGATATGGTGTCGGGCCATGTTGCTCCAGATGCTACTACGCACATGTTGATGTTAAGAGGATATGCACATGCCGGGAGGATCTATAAAATGGAGCAAGCTTATGAGCGTGCTTGCAAACTTGTCAGAAAGGTTGACATTGTGCATATTCGTGCAATGCTGTGCGCATACTGCAAGTTTTACCAT GTGTACGCGCAGGAAGGGTTGGTTGAGGGGATGGAGCTGCATATTTCTGAGGCATTGGAACGCAATACCATTGTCAACACAATGAAG GCTGAGGAGGCTGGTTGGAAGCTGTGCCGGAGCTTGTACCACTGCAAGATGGTGATGTATGGGAAGCACCATCGGTTGGAAGAGATGCATGGGGTGCTAGATGAGATGGAATGTTTTAAGATTGATCAAacaaagaagacattttggatcATGTACAAGGCATACGTTAGTTGTGGGCGGAGGACTGAGGCCAACACTATACTTGGCATGATGTGGAAGCATGGGTTTGGACTTCCTCGCAACATATCTGTTCAATAA
- the LOC136517085 gene encoding pentatricopeptide repeat-containing protein At2g30780-like isoform X1, with the protein MSRRPACSLVPLLRSRCCLHDATTPRSFTAGSVPPDVISYTWPPPPPPPPNPTGSWCPASCSSASPPLPPFAASHLRAAVSSLATSLTALPGPDPDPVPALHEHSFPTLLAVSPLASLELLSLLRSRPRLGLAVFSFRRALSPAPSLGEFALAISLASRARDHDAAAALFADGAAIHSPNQGLYNALMAAYMHNGLLDSCIEVFHALERDPRCGPPNVDSYNILIALYGRSLLVDHMEATLQSLDASGQPRTIGTYNAIISGYLTAWMWDKMEAVFQDMVSGHVAPDATTHMLMLRGYAHAGRIYKMEQAYERACKLVRKVDIVHIRAMLCAYCKFYHVGRIQKIEDLLKQLGPDDYRAWLNVLLIKVYAQEGLVEGMELHISEALERNTIVNTMKVIRAIICSYFRYDAVVKLVHFVRQAEEAGWKLCRSLYHCKMVMYGKHHRLEEMHGVLDEMECFKIDQTKKTFWIMYKAYVSCGRRTEANTILGMMWKHGFGLPRNISVQ; encoded by the coding sequence aTGTCCCGCCGCCCCGCCTGCTCCCTCGTCCCCCTGCTCCGCAGCCGCTGCTGCCTCCACGACGCCACCACCCCTCGGTCCTTCACCGCCGGCTCCGTCCCACCCGACGTGATCTCCTAcacgtggccgccgccgccgcctcctccgcccAATCCCACCGGGTCGTGGTGCCCGGCGTCTTGTTCTTCTGCGTCCCCGCCGCTCCCGCCCTTCGCGGCATCCCATCTCCGCGCCGCCGTCTCCTCGCTCGCCACCTCGCTCACCGCGCTCCCGGGGCCCGACCCGGACCCGGTGCCCGCCCTCCACGAGCACTCCTTCCCTACCCTCCTCGCCGTCTCTCCCCTCGCGTCGCTCGAGCTCCTCTCGCTGCTCCGGTCCAGGCCGCGGCTAGGGCTCGCCGTATTCTCATTCCGCCGCGCGCTCTCCCCGGCCCCCTCGCTCGGCGAGTTCGCCCTCGCCATCTCGCTCGCGAGCCGCGCCCGCGACCATGACGCGGCGGCCGCGCTCTTTGCCGACGGCGCCGCTATCCATTCCCCTAACCAGGGGCTCTACAACGCTCTTATGGCGGCATACATGCACAACGGCCTCCTTGACAGCTGCATCGAGGTCTTCCACGCGCTGGAGCGCGACCCAAGGTGCGGTCCGCCCAACGTGGACTCGTACAACATCCTCATCGCCCTGTACGGTCGCTCTCTCCTCGTTGACCACATGGAGGCCACGCTCCAGTCGCTGGATGCTTCTGGCCAACCCCGCACTATTGGTACGTACAATGCAATCATCTCTGGTTACCTCACCGCCTGGATGTGGGACAAAATGGAAGCCGTGTTTCAGGATATGGTGTCGGGCCATGTTGCTCCAGATGCTACTACGCACATGTTGATGTTAAGAGGATATGCACATGCCGGGAGGATCTATAAAATGGAGCAAGCTTATGAGCGTGCTTGCAAACTTGTCAGAAAGGTTGACATTGTGCATATTCGTGCAATGCTGTGCGCATACTGCAAGTTTTACCATGTAGGTAGAATCCAAAAGATTGAGGATTTGCTCAAGCAGTTGGGTCCTGATGATTACAGGGCATGGCTAAATGTGCTCTTAATTAAGGTGTACGCGCAGGAAGGGTTGGTTGAGGGGATGGAGCTGCATATTTCTGAGGCATTGGAACGCAATACCATTGTCAACACAATGAAGGTGATACGGGCCATCATATGTAGCTATTTTCGGTATGACGCAGTTGTCAAACTTGTACATTTTGTCCGTCAGGCTGAGGAGGCTGGTTGGAAGCTGTGCCGGAGCTTGTACCACTGCAAGATGGTGATGTATGGGAAGCACCATCGGTTGGAAGAGATGCATGGGGTGCTAGATGAGATGGAATGTTTTAAGATTGATCAAacaaagaagacattttggatcATGTACAAGGCATACGTTAGTTGTGGGCGGAGGACTGAGGCCAACACTATACTTGGCATGATGTGGAAGCATGGGTTTGGACTTCCTCGCAACATATCTGTTCAATAA
- the LOC136517085 gene encoding pentatricopeptide repeat-containing protein At2g30780-like isoform X2, which yields MSRRPACSLVPLLRSRCCLHDATTPRSFTAGSVPPDVISYTWPPPPPPPPNPTGSWCPASCSSASPPLPPFAASHLRAAVSSLATSLTALPGPDPDPVPALHEHSFPTLLAVSPLASLELLSLLRSRPRLGLAVFSFRRALSPAPSLGEFALAISLASRARDHDAAAALFADGAAIHSPNQGLYNALMAAYMHNGLLDSCIEVFHALERDPRCGPPNVDSYNILIALYGRSLLVDHMEATLQSLDASGQPRTIGTYNAIISGYLTAWMWDKMEAVFQDMVSGHVAPDATTHMLMLRGYAHAGRIYKMEQAYERACKLVRKVDIVHIRAMLCAYCKFYHVGRIQKIEDLLKQLGPDDYRAWLNVLLIKVYAQEGLVEGMELHISEALERNTIVNTMKAEEAGWKLCRSLYHCKMVMYGKHHRLEEMHGVLDEMECFKIDQTKKTFWIMYKAYVSCGRRTEANTILGMMWKHGFGLPRNISVQ from the exons aTGTCCCGCCGCCCCGCCTGCTCCCTCGTCCCCCTGCTCCGCAGCCGCTGCTGCCTCCACGACGCCACCACCCCTCGGTCCTTCACCGCCGGCTCCGTCCCACCCGACGTGATCTCCTAcacgtggccgccgccgccgcctcctccgcccAATCCCACCGGGTCGTGGTGCCCGGCGTCTTGTTCTTCTGCGTCCCCGCCGCTCCCGCCCTTCGCGGCATCCCATCTCCGCGCCGCCGTCTCCTCGCTCGCCACCTCGCTCACCGCGCTCCCGGGGCCCGACCCGGACCCGGTGCCCGCCCTCCACGAGCACTCCTTCCCTACCCTCCTCGCCGTCTCTCCCCTCGCGTCGCTCGAGCTCCTCTCGCTGCTCCGGTCCAGGCCGCGGCTAGGGCTCGCCGTATTCTCATTCCGCCGCGCGCTCTCCCCGGCCCCCTCGCTCGGCGAGTTCGCCCTCGCCATCTCGCTCGCGAGCCGCGCCCGCGACCATGACGCGGCGGCCGCGCTCTTTGCCGACGGCGCCGCTATCCATTCCCCTAACCAGGGGCTCTACAACGCTCTTATGGCGGCATACATGCACAACGGCCTCCTTGACAGCTGCATCGAGGTCTTCCACGCGCTGGAGCGCGACCCAAGGTGCGGTCCGCCCAACGTGGACTCGTACAACATCCTCATCGCCCTGTACGGTCGCTCTCTCCTCGTTGACCACATGGAGGCCACGCTCCAGTCGCTGGATGCTTCTGGCCAACCCCGCACTATTGGTACGTACAATGCAATCATCTCTGGTTACCTCACCGCCTGGATGTGGGACAAAATGGAAGCCGTGTTTCAGGATATGGTGTCGGGCCATGTTGCTCCAGATGCTACTACGCACATGTTGATGTTAAGAGGATATGCACATGCCGGGAGGATCTATAAAATGGAGCAAGCTTATGAGCGTGCTTGCAAACTTGTCAGAAAGGTTGACATTGTGCATATTCGTGCAATGCTGTGCGCATACTGCAAGTTTTACCATGTAGGTAGAATCCAAAAGATTGAGGATTTGCTCAAGCAGTTGGGTCCTGATGATTACAGGGCATGGCTAAATGTGCTCTTAATTAAGGTGTACGCGCAGGAAGGGTTGGTTGAGGGGATGGAGCTGCATATTTCTGAGGCATTGGAACGCAATACCATTGTCAACACAATGAAG GCTGAGGAGGCTGGTTGGAAGCTGTGCCGGAGCTTGTACCACTGCAAGATGGTGATGTATGGGAAGCACCATCGGTTGGAAGAGATGCATGGGGTGCTAGATGAGATGGAATGTTTTAAGATTGATCAAacaaagaagacattttggatcATGTACAAGGCATACGTTAGTTGTGGGCGGAGGACTGAGGCCAACACTATACTTGGCATGATGTGGAAGCATGGGTTTGGACTTCCTCGCAACATATCTGTTCAATAA